One Pseudochaenichthys georgianus chromosome 7, fPseGeo1.2, whole genome shotgun sequence DNA segment encodes these proteins:
- the copz1 gene encoding coatomer subunit zeta-1 has translation MDSAILEPSLYTVKSVLILDNDGDRLYAKYYDDTYPTVKEQKAFEKNIFNKTHRTDSEIALLEGLTVVYKSNIDLFFYVIGSSHENELMLMAVLNCLFDSLSQMLRKNVERRALLENMEGLFLAVDEIVDGGVILESDPQQVVHRVALRGDDVPLTEQTVTQVLQSAKEQIKWSLLR, from the exons ATGGATTCTGCCATACTG GAACCATCCTTGTACACTGTCAAATCCGTTCTGATTCTAGACAACGATGGAGACAGGCTTTATGCAAAG TATTATGATGATACATACCCGACAGTGAAGGAGCAGAAGGCGTTTGAGAAGAACATATTCAACAAAACACACAGGACGGACA GTGAAATAGCATTACTCGAGGGCCTCACTGTTGTCTACAAGAGCAACATAGACCTCTTCTTCTATGTGATCGGAAGTTCACATGAAAATGAG CTTATGCTCATGGCTGTTCTAAACTGCCTCTTTGATTCGCTCAGTCAGATGTTGAG AAAGAACGTTGAAAGGAGGGCCTTATTGGAGAATATGGAGGGCCTCTTCCTGGCTGTGGATGAAATTGTAGATGGAGG GGTGATCCTAGAGAGTGACCCACAGCAAGTTGTGCACCGTGTGGCTCTCAGA GGGGATGATGTGCCTTTGACCGAGCAGACAGTCACCCAG GTTCTTCAGTCTGCCAAAGAACAGATCAAGTGGTCTCTTCTACGGTAG